From Bifidobacterium sp. ESL0790, one genomic window encodes:
- a CDS encoding aldo/keto reductase, translated as MERINLGDSGVKISPMFIGGMSFGKPDPEQHVWTIDQEGTQAVIARALELGVNAIDTANCYARGTSEEYIGQALKNLNVPRDQVVLASKVYFNEGHSSAKAIKREIEGSLKRLQTDYLDLYILHRFDYGTPMEETMQALDELVREGKVRALGASEMYGYQYHNLQIVADRNGWTRLSSLQCHYNLIYREDERELIPVARQYGAVPTPYSPLASGHLARKTWNSETLRGRTDKVEHSKYDRDRAIDQPIVDRVAELAEKRRVSMAQIALAWHWTHRPSAPIVGCSSPKRVDQAVAALDVKLSPEEVDYLEAPYIAHELVGPLARPGDKPLAGTTVPPETK; from the coding sequence ATGGAACGCATCAACCTAGGAGATTCGGGCGTCAAAATCTCGCCGATGTTCATCGGAGGCATGTCATTCGGCAAGCCCGACCCGGAACAACACGTCTGGACCATCGACCAGGAGGGCACGCAGGCCGTCATCGCCCGCGCGCTCGAGCTTGGCGTCAACGCCATCGACACCGCCAACTGCTACGCACGTGGCACCAGCGAGGAGTACATCGGCCAGGCGCTGAAGAACCTCAACGTTCCGCGCGACCAGGTCGTGCTCGCCAGTAAGGTCTATTTCAACGAGGGCCATTCTTCAGCGAAAGCCATCAAGCGCGAAATCGAAGGCAGCCTCAAACGCCTGCAGACCGACTATCTCGACCTTTATATCCTGCACCGTTTCGACTACGGCACTCCCATGGAGGAGACGATGCAGGCGCTCGACGAGCTGGTGCGCGAAGGCAAGGTGCGGGCGCTCGGCGCCAGCGAGATGTACGGCTACCAGTACCACAACCTGCAAATCGTGGCCGACCGCAACGGCTGGACGCGGCTGTCGAGCCTGCAGTGCCATTACAACCTCATCTACCGCGAGGACGAGCGCGAGCTGATTCCCGTCGCCCGCCAATATGGCGCCGTGCCCACGCCTTACAGCCCGCTGGCTTCCGGCCATCTCGCGCGCAAGACCTGGAATTCGGAAACGCTTCGCGGCAGGACCGACAAGGTGGAGCACAGCAAGTACGACCGCGACCGCGCCATCGACCAGCCCATCGTCGACCGCGTCGCCGAGCTGGCCGAAAAGCGCAGGGTGAGCATGGCGCAGATCGCGCTGGCCTGGCACTGGACGCACAGGCCAAGCGCGCCGATTGTGGGCTGCAGCTCCCCCAAGCGCGTCGACCAGGCCGTCGCCGCCCTCGACGTCAAGCTCAGCCCCGAGGAAGTGGACTATCTCGAGGCACCCTACATCGCCCACGAGCTGGTCGGCCCGTTGGCCCGCCCGGGCGACAAGCCGCTCGCCGGCACCACCGTGCCGCCCGAGACCAAGTAA
- a CDS encoding YbaK/EbsC family protein yields MTELDDGNNAYYKRRLDQFGIQYRTIRHAPVTTMEHSSEFDCMIVKNLLIRNKRDYSYILVMAAPQQRVDFKRLAQILDTSRSSLNFATDDELAKELGTTSGLVSPLAVPEKHIENLRFLIDADFCDQPRLGFHAGKSTETLVVSYSDLERFSRMAGYTLTPIQM; encoded by the coding sequence ATGACCGAACTCGATGACGGAAACAACGCTTATTACAAACGGCGCCTGGATCAATTTGGCATTCAGTACCGGACGATTCGCCACGCCCCGGTGACCACCATGGAGCACAGCTCCGAATTCGACTGCATGATCGTGAAAAACCTGCTGATCCGGAACAAGAGGGACTACAGCTACATTCTCGTCATGGCGGCCCCGCAACAACGCGTCGATTTCAAACGACTCGCGCAGATACTCGATACGAGCCGAAGCAGCCTGAATTTCGCGACGGACGACGAACTGGCCAAAGAACTGGGCACCACCAGCGGGTTGGTGTCACCGTTGGCGGTGCCCGAAAAGCATATCGAAAACCTACGTTTTCTGATCGATGCGGACTTCTGCGACCAACCCCGCCTCGGCTTCCACGCCGGCAAAAGCACCGAGACGTTGGTCGTCTCCTATTCGGACTTGGAGCGATTCAGCAGAATGGCCGGCTACACGCTGACACCAATCCAGATGTGA
- a CDS encoding cell division protein — translation MTDMTDQTNLTDEEENDDDSTNSTIIPVDALSAAPHGESGDKGKDNSDGGDAQPQDADDETGPMKAASKTQSAKDAKASKDSGAPAQDVPTPKVHFTSDNLPDLQEHKHPLGPNDADDEASDDEMDDYATSKSRDEFTTVYDIIDQLSETLEDAKSSIFAPNTVRLDRDELTEQLDQLKTMLPVQLERASSLMRESERRLENAQAEADAITADAKNQATQIVQNAQEQAEFLADHERVTDLARQKAADIIEDAQTKATKLTQGANAYCADVMKALKDQLSTYSQDVDNGIKVIDERQRAAAKKLVENQQETLQPSTNDSEQ, via the coding sequence ATGACTGACATGACCGATCAGACGAACCTCACCGACGAGGAAGAGAACGACGACGACAGCACCAACTCGACCATCATCCCCGTCGACGCGCTTTCCGCCGCACCCCACGGCGAAAGCGGCGACAAAGGCAAGGACAACAGCGATGGCGGCGACGCACAACCGCAGGACGCCGACGACGAGACCGGGCCGATGAAGGCCGCCAGCAAGACACAAAGCGCCAAGGATGCCAAGGCCAGCAAGGATTCCGGCGCTCCCGCCCAAGACGTCCCCACCCCCAAGGTCCATTTCACGAGCGACAACCTGCCGGATCTGCAGGAGCACAAGCATCCGCTGGGCCCGAACGACGCCGATGACGAGGCCTCGGACGACGAGATGGATGATTACGCGACCAGCAAAAGCCGCGACGAGTTCACCACGGTCTATGACATCATCGACCAGTTGAGCGAAACGCTGGAGGACGCCAAATCGAGCATCTTCGCGCCGAACACGGTGCGTCTCGACCGCGATGAGCTCACCGAGCAACTTGACCAACTCAAGACGATGCTGCCGGTCCAGCTGGAACGCGCCTCGTCGTTGATGAGGGAGTCGGAACGCAGGCTTGAGAACGCGCAGGCCGAGGCCGACGCCATCACCGCCGACGCCAAGAACCAGGCCACACAGATCGTGCAGAACGCGCAGGAACAGGCCGAATTCCTGGCCGACCACGAGCGCGTCACCGACCTGGCCCGCCAGAAGGCCGCCGATATCATCGAGGATGCGCAGACGAAGGCCACCAAGCTCACGCAGGGCGCGAACGCCTACTGCGCGGACGTGATGAAAGCCCTCAAAGACCAGCTTTCCACCTACAGCCAAGATGTCGACAACGGCATCAAGGTCATCGACGAGCGCCAGCGCGCGGCGGCCAAGAAACTCGTCGAGAACCAGCAGGAGACCCTGCAACCAAGCACCAACGATTCGGAGCAATAG
- the rnc gene encoding ribonuclease III — protein MTKSNSPQQELLDRLGTTLSPDLLVQALTHRSFSHEHEGAPNYERLEFLGDAVLELVSTETLYRDHPDMSEGQLAKMRAMAVSEKALSQIAREKLQVGPYILLGHGEADSGGANKSSILCDIVESLIGATFVEHGIDKARKVVHHLVDDELKKVATEGPALDWKTSLTVKAHGMGLEDPRYRMSVGGPEYAQVFTARAVVGENDEVLGVGTGSSKRKAQLAAAREAWHELDSNPGKHQAKKHHHKA, from the coding sequence ATCACCAAGTCCAACTCTCCGCAGCAGGAGCTACTCGACCGGCTCGGCACCACGCTTTCGCCGGACCTGCTGGTGCAGGCGCTCACCCATCGCTCGTTCTCGCACGAGCACGAGGGCGCCCCGAACTACGAGCGCCTTGAGTTCCTCGGGGACGCCGTGCTCGAACTCGTCTCCACGGAGACCCTGTACCGCGACCACCCCGACATGAGCGAGGGACAGCTGGCGAAGATGCGGGCGATGGCCGTCTCGGAGAAGGCGCTTTCGCAGATCGCGCGCGAGAAGTTGCAGGTCGGGCCTTATATCTTGCTCGGCCACGGCGAGGCTGACTCCGGCGGGGCCAACAAGAGCTCGATCCTCTGCGACATCGTCGAATCGCTGATCGGCGCGACGTTCGTGGAGCACGGCATCGACAAGGCGCGCAAGGTGGTGCACCACTTGGTCGATGATGAGCTCAAGAAAGTGGCGACCGAAGGCCCGGCGCTCGATTGGAAGACCTCACTGACCGTCAAGGCGCACGGCATGGGGCTTGAGGATCCACGCTACCGCATGTCGGTGGGTGGCCCGGAATACGCGCAGGTCTTCACCGCCCGCGCCGTCGTGGGCGAGAATGACGAGGTGCTTGGCGTCGGCACGGGTTCCAGCAAGCGCAAGGCCCAGCTCGCCGCAGCCCGCGAGGCTTGGCACGAGCTTGACAGCAATCCGGGCAAGCACCAGGCCAAAAAGCATCATCACAAGGCATAA
- a CDS encoding DUF177 domain-containing protein, with amino-acid sequence MTRPEDSQWAIPVSQVSSRPGLSKAIDQDFPAPSGVGDEVVGVREGEPVRVRGSFDSIADGLVFMGRFTAPMHAECTRCLTPINKDWELDVTAFFPYDPALANVSMPENDKGHGKGGKGGKNNNDVDLADAEDESEDAYPLSHDGGFADIEALLRDTLVENLPLQPLCKPDCKGLCPQCGVNLNDNPGHHHDVVDNRFASLAGLKAQLEKEEEAGK; translated from the coding sequence ATGACAAGACCAGAAGATTCGCAATGGGCCATCCCGGTGAGCCAGGTTTCCTCCCGGCCCGGCCTGAGCAAGGCCATCGACCAAGATTTCCCAGCGCCCAGCGGCGTGGGTGATGAGGTCGTGGGCGTGCGCGAGGGCGAGCCTGTGCGCGTGCGCGGATCATTCGATTCCATAGCCGACGGCCTCGTGTTCATGGGGCGCTTCACCGCGCCGATGCACGCTGAGTGCACCCGCTGCCTCACGCCGATCAACAAGGACTGGGAGCTCGACGTCACCGCGTTCTTCCCCTACGATCCCGCGCTGGCGAACGTCTCCATGCCCGAGAACGACAAGGGACACGGAAAGGGCGGCAAAGGCGGCAAGAACAATAACGACGTGGATCTCGCCGACGCCGAAGACGAGTCGGAGGACGCCTACCCCCTGAGCCACGACGGCGGTTTCGCCGACATCGAGGCCCTGCTGCGCGACACACTCGTGGAGAACCTGCCGCTGCAACCGCTGTGCAAGCCGGATTGCAAGGGCCTGTGCCCACAGTGTGGCGTCAACCTGAACGACAATCCCGGCCACCATCACGACGTGGTCGACAACCGTTTCGCCTCGCTGGCCGGGCTCAAAGCCCAACTCGAAAAGGAAGAGGAAGCGGGCAAGTAG
- the rph gene encoding ribonuclease PH: MAQIKDLLNENTVVRPDGRAVDELRPVKITRNFTDAPEGSVLIECGNTRVMCTATFAPGVPRWRKDSGLGWVTAEYAMLPRATSERTPRESVRGKVGGRTQEISRLVGRCLRGVIDMKALGENQVQLDCDVLQADGGTRTASVTGAYVALVDALHWAEKHKHIRSAEKAIKDQISAVSVGIINGTPMLDLPYIEDSQAMTDMNVAMTGSGKFIEIQGTAEHRPFTRDELNVLLELAEKGNKELQRAQNEALASD; encoded by the coding sequence ATGGCTCAAATCAAGGATTTACTCAACGAAAACACCGTGGTGCGCCCCGACGGACGTGCTGTCGACGAGCTGCGACCCGTCAAGATCACCCGTAATTTCACCGACGCCCCCGAAGGCTCCGTGCTCATCGAGTGCGGCAACACCCGCGTGATGTGCACCGCCACTTTCGCGCCCGGTGTGCCGCGCTGGCGCAAGGATTCCGGGCTCGGCTGGGTCACCGCCGAATACGCGATGCTGCCACGCGCCACCTCCGAGCGCACGCCGCGCGAATCGGTGCGTGGCAAGGTCGGCGGGCGCACGCAGGAGATCAGCCGTTTGGTCGGCCGCTGCCTGCGCGGTGTCATCGACATGAAGGCTCTCGGCGAGAACCAGGTGCAGCTGGACTGCGACGTGCTGCAGGCCGACGGTGGCACCCGCACCGCGTCGGTGACCGGCGCATACGTCGCGCTGGTCGACGCGTTGCACTGGGCCGAGAAGCACAAGCACATCCGTTCCGCCGAGAAGGCCATCAAGGACCAGATTTCCGCGGTTTCCGTAGGCATCATCAACGGCACCCCGATGCTCGACCTGCCCTATATCGAGGACAGCCAGGCCATGACCGACATGAACGTCGCGATGACCGGCTCCGGCAAGTTCATCGAGATCCAGGGCACCGCCGAGCACCGTCCCTTCACCCGCGACGAGCTCAACGTGCTGCTCGAGCTGGCCGAGAAGGGCAACAAGGAGCTCCAGCGCGCGCAGAACGAGGCGCTCGCGTCGGACTGA
- a CDS encoding Pr6Pr family membrane protein, translated as MKYFVGIYRLVIAFLCLAWTSVAWTTPSYWVYFTYETNFLLGLVMLWAGAASLIDGKQPPAWLKGILTLYILITGLVAFFVLPPANPATAKYVFGVMTNVILHKAVPIMAVIDFVLFDAHRRFKWHYIFSWLLYFPFYLAFVLIRAHLWPHSGPEAHGNPYPYGFIDLTKITWGQLGINIVEYIIIFAVLGLVLFLIDRALPKKPLIGAARG; from the coding sequence ATGAAATATTTTGTCGGGATCTATCGCCTCGTCATCGCCTTCCTGTGCCTGGCGTGGACGAGCGTGGCCTGGACCACGCCGAGCTACTGGGTCTACTTCACCTACGAGACCAATTTCCTGCTCGGGCTGGTGATGCTCTGGGCCGGCGCGGCGAGCCTCATCGACGGCAAGCAGCCTCCGGCATGGCTCAAGGGCATCCTCACGTTGTACATCCTCATCACCGGCCTCGTTGCCTTCTTCGTGCTGCCGCCCGCCAACCCGGCCACCGCGAAATACGTCTTCGGCGTGATGACCAACGTCATCCTGCACAAGGCCGTGCCGATCATGGCCGTCATCGATTTCGTGCTCTTCGACGCCCACCGCCGCTTCAAGTGGCACTACATCTTCTCGTGGCTGCTCTATTTCCCGTTCTATCTGGCGTTCGTGCTCATCCGAGCCCACCTTTGGCCGCACTCGGGGCCTGAGGCGCACGGCAATCCCTATCCCTATGGGTTTATCGATTTGACCAAGATCACCTGGGGACAGCTGGGCATCAACATCGTCGAATACATCATCATCTTCGCGGTGCTCGGACTCGTTCTCTTCCTGATCGACCGGGCGCTGCCGAAGAAGCCGCTCATCGGAGCGGCGCGCGGCTGA
- the rdgB gene encoding RdgB/HAM1 family non-canonical purine NTP pyrophosphatase → MKIVVATHNEGKLPEIRNIIEAELGEAARHVELVSAGSMNLPDPVEDGVTFEENALIKARDVAKRTGLPALADDSGLIVDVLGAAPGILSARWAGAHGHDKANNALLLAQIEDIPDGKRNAHFNCAAALVVPKHCGEERPDGSTPKARETVELGEMRGVIVREPRGENGFGYDSIFVPNDQPGRLNDDGEKLTSAEMSADEKNAISHRHKAFVALAPAIKELIG, encoded by the coding sequence ATGAAAATCGTCGTCGCGACACATAATGAGGGCAAATTGCCTGAGATCCGCAATATCATCGAGGCGGAACTGGGTGAGGCCGCCCGTCACGTCGAGCTGGTGTCGGCCGGGTCGATGAACCTGCCCGATCCCGTGGAGGACGGCGTCACCTTCGAGGAGAACGCGCTGATCAAGGCGCGGGACGTGGCCAAACGTACCGGTCTGCCGGCGCTCGCCGACGACAGCGGACTCATCGTCGACGTGCTCGGCGCGGCTCCCGGAATCCTGTCGGCGCGCTGGGCCGGTGCCCACGGCCACGACAAAGCCAACAACGCGCTGCTTCTCGCGCAGATCGAGGACATTCCCGACGGCAAACGCAACGCCCACTTCAACTGCGCGGCCGCCTTGGTGGTGCCGAAGCATTGTGGCGAGGAGCGCCCCGATGGCTCCACGCCGAAGGCCCGGGAAACCGTTGAGCTGGGCGAGATGCGCGGCGTGATTGTCCGCGAGCCGCGCGGCGAGAACGGTTTCGGCTATGATTCCATTTTCGTGCCCAACGACCAGCCCGGCCGCCTCAATGACGACGGCGAGAAACTCACCAGTGCCGAGATGAGCGCCGATGAGAAGAACGCCATCTCCCACCGCCACAAGGCCTTTGTGGCCCTCGCTCCGGCCATCAAGGAGCTTATCGGCTGA
- the coaD gene encoding pantetheine-phosphate adenylyltransferase, with amino-acid sequence MTIAVCPGSYDPVTAGHLDVIERSARIFTEVHVVVAVNAAKTPMFSEETRVDVIRRALVKDGCSNVKVASTDGLITDYCTKVGATVIVKGLRQNGDYEAELGMALVNRRLSGVETLFLPADPVLEHVSSTVVKDVARHGGDVTGMVPDCVVSMLDEALKKEKSHHD; translated from the coding sequence ATGACTATTGCAGTATGTCCAGGTTCCTATGACCCCGTCACCGCGGGCCATCTGGACGTGATCGAACGCAGCGCGCGCATCTTCACCGAGGTGCATGTGGTGGTGGCGGTCAACGCCGCGAAAACGCCGATGTTTTCGGAGGAGACCCGAGTCGATGTCATCCGCAGGGCGCTCGTCAAGGACGGGTGCTCCAACGTGAAGGTCGCCTCCACCGACGGGCTCATCACGGACTACTGCACCAAGGTCGGCGCGACGGTCATCGTCAAGGGGCTGCGTCAGAACGGCGATTACGAGGCCGAGCTCGGCATGGCGCTCGTCAACCGCAGGCTTTCCGGCGTCGAGACGCTCTTCCTGCCCGCCGATCCCGTTCTGGAACACGTCTCCAGCACCGTCGTCAAGGATGTGGCGCGCCATGGCGGCGACGTCACCGGAATGGTGCCGGATTGCGTGGTCTCCATGCTCGATGAAGCGCTCAAGAAAGAAAAGAGTCACCATGACTGA
- a CDS encoding AEC family transporter, with translation MSALIQPATLLLIILLGYLFKRTGILGPKDYRVVQVLEFDIVLPGAIIYSFATNPHELNLLLLSGFSLLAALTPPLLIFVASRHRPVADRAFLMLNGGGFNVGCFCFPMVQAFLGPAALIPAAMFDIGNDIMVAAGTNVMTQTLLHIAPGKTLAEQNAGDEPTLPRIKATDRDAKRLQRRALLRNVIKGFVTSPAFDTYILMVLLMLVNFRFPHWIAQVSQPFSAANAFCSMVMVGMLTDLPGSKSDLRFVGEVMAWRIPCGIIAALAAWFLLPFGPLVRETAVMCCLAPTAIFSTMFTDKVLGNAKLAGFILCITAVVGTLMMAAAHFIIHM, from the coding sequence ATGTCAGCACTCATCCAACCGGCGACGCTGCTGCTCATCATCCTGCTCGGCTACCTCTTCAAACGCACCGGCATCCTCGGGCCGAAGGATTACCGCGTGGTGCAGGTGCTCGAATTCGATATCGTGCTGCCCGGCGCGATCATCTATTCGTTCGCCACGAATCCGCACGAGCTCAACCTTCTGCTGCTCTCCGGCTTCTCACTGCTGGCCGCACTCACACCGCCGCTGCTCATCTTCGTCGCCAGCCGCCACCGCCCCGTCGCCGACCGCGCCTTCCTCATGCTCAACGGCGGTGGATTCAACGTGGGCTGCTTCTGCTTCCCCATGGTGCAAGCGTTCCTGGGCCCGGCCGCACTCATCCCCGCGGCGATGTTCGACATCGGCAACGACATCATGGTGGCCGCCGGCACGAACGTGATGACCCAGACCCTGCTGCACATCGCGCCGGGCAAGACGCTGGCCGAGCAGAACGCGGGCGACGAGCCGACGCTGCCGCGCATCAAGGCCACGGACCGCGACGCCAAACGACTGCAGCGCCGCGCACTCCTTCGCAACGTGATCAAGGGATTCGTCACCTCGCCGGCCTTCGACACCTACATCCTCATGGTGCTGCTCATGCTCGTCAACTTCCGCTTCCCACACTGGATCGCGCAGGTCTCGCAGCCGTTCTCGGCGGCCAACGCCTTCTGCTCGATGGTCATGGTCGGCATGCTCACCGACCTGCCCGGCTCGAAAAGCGACCTCAGGTTCGTCGGTGAGGTGATGGCCTGGCGTATTCCATGCGGCATCATCGCTGCGCTGGCCGCCTGGTTCCTGCTGCCGTTCGGCCCGCTGGTGCGCGAGACGGCCGTGATGTGCTGCCTGGCGCCGACCGCCATCTTCTCGACGATGTTCACCGACAAGGTGCTCGGCAACGCGAAGCTCGCCGGCTTCATCCTCTGCATCACCGCCGTGGTGGGCACCCTGATGATGGCCGCCGCCCACTTCATCATCCACATGTGA
- a CDS encoding DUF3039 domain-containing protein codes for MTQRGEAGETLGWRDQAGFENPAQSPDSGAGTAMLERPETKEEAKRDDGGDADRFAHYVSKRKKLESQMTGRPVVALCGKVWVPKHDGKKYPVCPDCKRIHEEMMNEPSF; via the coding sequence ATGACCCAACGTGGCGAGGCCGGCGAGACTTTGGGTTGGCGCGACCAGGCCGGTTTCGAGAACCCCGCGCAAAGCCCGGACTCCGGGGCGGGCACGGCGATGCTCGAGCGCCCCGAGACCAAGGAGGAGGCCAAGCGTGACGATGGCGGTGACGCGGACCGTTTCGCGCATTACGTCTCGAAGCGCAAGAAGCTGGAATCGCAGATGACCGGCAGGCCGGTGGTCGCGCTGTGCGGTAAGGTCTGGGTGCCCAAGCACGATGGGAAAAAGTACCCGGTGTGCCCGGATTGCAAGCGCATCCACGAGGAGATGATGAACGAGCCGTCGTTCTGA
- the rpmF gene encoding 50S ribosomal protein L32 — protein MALPKYKTSRANTHSRRSNWKASAAKTVACPNCGAPTLPHMACPSCGSFRGRVYREAIDSNLSK, from the coding sequence ATGGCACTGCCAAAGTACAAGACTTCGCGAGCCAACACGCATTCGCGCCGCTCCAACTGGAAGGCCAGCGCGGCCAAGACCGTCGCCTGCCCCAATTGTGGCGCGCCGACCCTGCCTCACATGGCTTGCCCGAGCTGCGGCTCGTTCCGTGGCCGCGTCTATCGCGAGGCCATTGACTCAAACCTGAGCAAGTGA
- a CDS encoding nicotinate phosphoribosyltransferase, producing MIDYSPALMTDMYEYTMLDAALKDGTANRKCVFEVFTRHLPVGRRYGVLAGTGRILDALERFHLSDEDLKFLSDRKIVSPETIKWLENFKFTGSIKGYREGEMFFPNSPILEVEGTFGECTLLETLLLSILNYDSAVASAASRMASAAGNRPCMDMGGRRANEWAAVAAARAAVVGGFQGTSNLLAAQLYGLKAIGTSAHCFTLVHDSERDAFASQVNAMSANTTLLVDTYDIEEAIKTAVEVAGPKLGCVRIDSGDLAALAQRVRNQLDSLGAKDTKITVTNDLDEYALAALQSAPVDSYGVGTMLVTGSGAPTCAMVYKLTEREGNKGEMVPVAKKSEDKATVPGRKLAFRSYEYNLADCEHVISGSEEQLAKFQPEDGWKDLMVSYMDHGEANSQYQGHDAITAAHDYRAKALAELPITAQSLMKGDPSIPTQIDVL from the coding sequence ATGATTGACTATTCACCAGCCCTTATGACCGATATGTATGAGTACACGATGCTCGACGCGGCGCTCAAGGACGGCACCGCGAACCGCAAGTGCGTCTTCGAGGTCTTCACCCGCCATCTGCCCGTCGGCCGCCGATATGGCGTGCTCGCCGGCACCGGGCGCATCCTCGACGCGCTCGAACGCTTCCACTTAAGCGACGAGGACCTGAAGTTCCTTTCCGACCGCAAGATCGTGAGCCCCGAGACCATCAAATGGCTCGAGAACTTCAAGTTCACCGGCTCGATCAAGGGCTACCGCGAAGGCGAGATGTTCTTCCCGAACTCCCCGATCCTCGAGGTGGAGGGCACCTTCGGCGAGTGTACACTGCTGGAGACGCTGCTGCTCTCGATCCTCAACTATGATTCCGCCGTCGCTTCGGCCGCCTCGCGCATGGCCAGCGCCGCCGGGAACCGCCCCTGCATGGACATGGGCGGACGCCGCGCCAACGAGTGGGCCGCCGTCGCCGCCGCCCGCGCAGCCGTGGTCGGCGGGTTCCAGGGCACCTCGAACCTGCTCGCGGCCCAGCTCTACGGTCTCAAGGCCATCGGCACCTCGGCCCACTGCTTCACCCTCGTGCACGATTCCGAGCGCGACGCCTTCGCCTCGCAGGTCAATGCGATGAGCGCGAACACGACGCTTCTGGTCGACACCTACGACATCGAGGAGGCCATCAAGACCGCCGTCGAGGTGGCCGGCCCGAAGCTCGGCTGCGTGCGTATCGACTCCGGCGACCTCGCCGCCCTAGCCCAGCGCGTGCGCAACCAGCTCGATTCGCTGGGTGCCAAAGACACCAAGATCACGGTGACCAACGACCTTGACGAGTATGCGTTGGCCGCCCTGCAGTCCGCCCCGGTCGATTCCTACGGCGTGGGCACGATGCTGGTCACCGGCTCCGGCGCGCCCACCTGCGCGATGGTCTACAAGCTCACCGAGCGCGAGGGCAACAAGGGCGAGATGGTGCCAGTCGCCAAGAAGTCCGAGGACAAGGCCACCGTGCCGGGCCGCAAGCTGGCCTTCCGCTCCTACGAATACAACCTGGCCGACTGCGAGCACGTCATCTCCGGCTCCGAGGAGCAGCTGGCCAAGTTCCAGCCCGAGGACGGTTGGAAGGATTTGATGGTCAGCTATATGGACCACGGCGAGGCCAACAGCCAGTACCAGGGCCACGACGCCATCACCGCCGCGCACGATTACCGCGCCAAGGCGTTGGCTGAGCTGCCGATCACCGCGCAGTCGCTGATGAAGGGCGACCCGTCCATCCCCACGCAAATCGACGTGCTGTGA